In the Malania oleifera isolate guangnan ecotype guangnan chromosome 1, ASM2987363v1, whole genome shotgun sequence genome, one interval contains:
- the LOC131159816 gene encoding proline dehydrogenase 2, mitochondrial, with translation MASRGVSPKLLQSLRGFLRPCSSSPPSLAALPPLNLVEKPPIHTGAVGPSVSDSVLDLDDAERLFGSFSTAKLLRSSANLQMASIDPLVDVGMWVMNSRLMEMPLIGDVVVGALRHTFFEHFCAGVNHKEMSVAVRRLWETGMRGMLVYGVEDVYDNESCERNFERFLETIESTESLPPSSASFVIVKITAICPMPLLERVSDLLRWEHKDPSFHLPWKLNTLPIFSQSSPLYHTSRKPDPLTAEEEKNLQLAHQRLLKLCQRCQELNVPLAIDAEYTSVQPAIDYFTYSSAIVYNKDDTVVFGTIQAYLKDAKERMLLAVEGADKMGVSMGFKLVRGAYMSSESKVASSLGCQSPIHNCIQDTHDCYNECASFMLEKISSGRGAVVLATHNVESGKVAAAKARDMGIGKENHKLQFAQLYGMSEALSYGLKNAGFAVSKYMPFGPIDMVMPYLLRRAEENRGVLSTSTIDRTLMRKELKRRAKVLFSAGDWRSGNIQATAKLDDHSAFN, from the exons ATGGCCAGCCGTGGAGTGTCTCCAAAGCTCCTCCAAAGCCTCCGCGGTTTTCTCCGACCTTGCAGCTCGTCGCCGCCTTCCTTAGCCGCCCTACCGCCGCTGAACTTGGTCGAGAAACCACCGATCCACACCGGCGCCGTCGGCCCTTCGGTTTCGGACTCTGTTCTGGACCTGGACGATGCGGAGAGGCTGTTCGGGTCGTTTTCGACGGCGAAGCTGCTGCGATCATCGGCGAATCTGCAGATGGCGTCGATTGATCCGCTGGTAGACGTGGGGATGTGGGTGATGAATTCGAGGCTGATGGAGATGCCGCTCATCGGGGATGTGGTGGTAGGGGCTCTGAGGCATACGTTCTTTGAGCATTTCTGTGCGGGGGTGAATCATAAGGAAATGAGCGTGGCTGTTCGGAGGCTGTGGGAAACGGGTATGAGAGGGATGCTGGTTTATGGTGTTGAAGATGTATATGACAACGAGTCCTGCGAGCGCAATTTTGAGCGCTTTCTGGAGACTATAGAATCCACCGAATCGCTTCCTCCCTCCTCT GCAAGCTTTGTGATTGTGAAGATCACTGCAATTTGCCCCATGCCCCTGCTGGAGCGAGTAAGCGACCTACTAAGATGGGAACACAAAGATCCTTCCTTTCATCTCCCATGGAAGCTTAACACCTTACCAATATTCTCCCAATCCAGCCCTTTGTACCATACTTCCAGAAAACCAGACCCTTTAACCGCAGAGGAAGAGAAAAACCTCCAACTAGCTCACCAGAGACTGCTAAAGCTCTGCCAAAGATGCCAGGAGCTCAATGTCCCATTAGCCATTGATGCAGAGTACACCTCTGTTCAACCCGCCATTGACTACTTCACATACTCCTCTGCAATCGTGTACAACAAGGACGATACGGTCGTCTTTGGAACGATCCAAGCCTATCTCAAGGATGCGAAAGAGAGGATGCTGCTGGCAGTGGAAGGTGCAGACAAAATGGGGGTCTCCATGGGGTTTAAGTTGGTCAGGGGAGCATACATGTCCAGTGAATCGAAAGTAGCTTCATCCCTTGGCTGTCAATCTCCAATCCACAATTGCATTCAGGACACGCACGATTGTTACAACGAATGCGCATCGTTCATGCTCGAGAAGATCTCTAGTGGCCGCGGTGCAGTTGTTCTAGCAACCCATAATGTGGAATCAG GGAAAGTGGCAGCGGCAAAAGCGCGGGATATGGGGATTGGGAAGGAAAACCATAAGTTGCAGTTTGCTCAGCTCTATGGGATGTCGGAGGCACTCTCCTATGGCTTGAAAAATGCAGGGTTTGCAGTGAGCAAGTATATGCCCTTTGGGCCTATAGACATGGTAATGCCTTACCTTCTCAGGAGAGCAGAGGAGAACAGGGGAGTCCTGTCCACCTCGACAATTGACAGAACCCTCATGAG GAAGGAGCTGAAGAGGAGAGCAAAGGTGCTATTCAGCGCAGGGGATTGGCGAAGTGGGAATATTCAAGCAACTGCGAAGCTCGATGACCATTCGGCATTCAATTAG